In the genome of bacterium, the window TCACCATCTTTCCTGTCACAGTCCGCCCGCCGCAGGTAAGCCGGGCGAAGTAGATGCCCGTCGAAGCTGTCACTCCGGTGTCGTCTTTACCATCCCATACGACGGTGTGCCGTCCCGCTGTCAGGAACTCCGTAACGATTATGCGGACTTTCTGCCCCGATATGTTGTAGATGCCGAGGGATGTAGCACCGGCTTCCGGCAGGATGAATTCGATGGTTGTCGAGGGGTTGAAGGGATTGGGGTAGGAACGGATTACCGGAAATTGTTGGGGTGTTGTGTTTTCTTCTACCGAAACCGGGATGAGTTCACCGGAGTATTTTGCAATTCCGTTGTTTGTTCCGATCCAGATGGTATTGTTCTTTTCAAATGCGATTGCATTGATGGAATTATCCGGCAAACCGCTGTTTTCCGTGTTGAATGTTGTCCAGGTTTCGCCGTCGAAGCGACAGACACCGGCGTCGGTGCCGATCCACTTTGTGTTGTTGTAGTCGACTGCAATTGTGTAGATATTCTTGCTTGGTATTCCGCTGTTATCCGGTGTGTAGTTTGTCCATGCTGCGCCGTCATATGCCGCCACACCACCTTTATATCCAACCCATATAACTTTATTTTTGTCCAAAGACAGACAGCTTAAATAGTTATTATGGAAAGGGATATCATCGGTATTCAGCTTAATCGAGTTATTGAAATCATAATCGTAACCACCTGTGAAAACATTTAATAGTATAGTTCTATAAGCATTCAGCCTCGTTATATATATTATATGATTATCATCATACAATACAAAATCAATTGAGTCGAATTCGAGAGGATATCTTTTTATGGTATTTTTACCATCGTACTGTGCGATATATGGTCTAATAGAATGAAAGGATTCCC includes:
- a CDS encoding T9SS type A sorting domain-containing protein; the encoded protein is MIILFLFFSGNISFSENHRYEYWTSYTVDDGLYNNVVSSIAIDLDNIKWVGHYIGYPGISIYDDKKWSVFYQYYGREDYHLGRVIAVDKNNVKWFSNRGNLVSYDFKYNAQDYMVRAFLEEHNGFPLFGVNDWIAGGDIVRIIIDDDNTIYVLGSGESFHSIRPYIAQYDGKNTIKRYPLEFDSIDFVLYDDNHIIYITRLNAYRTILLNVFTGGYDYDFNNSIKLNTDDIPFHNNYLSCLSLDKNKVIWVGYKGGVAAYDGAAWTNYTPDNSGIPSKNIYTIAVDYNNTKWIGTDAGVCRFDGETWTTFNTENSGLPDNSINAIAFEKNNTIWIGTNNGIAKYSGELIPVSVEENTTPQQFPVIRSYPNPFNPSTTIEFILPEAGATSLGIYNISGQKVRIIVTEFLTAGRHTVVWDGKDDTGVTASTGIYFARLTCGGRTVTGKMVMVK